Proteins found in one Clostridium kluyveri DSM 555 genomic segment:
- the ylbJ gene encoding sporulation integral membrane protein YlbJ: MEFLLYFLICAIIILLYILFKNTNLIVTIICSILIVQIITAPKLCIDGVIMGSSLFFYKVFPSLFSFLVVCNIILCYDGINIYSKLIGKILCKPLKLPVSCSFVVIISTLCGYPLGAKYACELYEKNIIDSFTCERLLNIASNASPIFIVGSVGISMLKNSFIGYILLLSNFLSCIVMGLLLPAGKSYKNYDSNKTHNYVHENMGTSIKKSIENSLTTCISIGGFIIMFSVIDNILKHNLLFHSLVYRISNIIGIPKDIVEGTLLGVIEMTNGCNLISSSAASITLKLIIIGFLFTFSGICIIFQVYSFTYKFKISMKKYVIGKVLQGTICSIISFLLYNLSFHKLSTQTFLPNYKITGNLSNVFILTLILLIVPWLLFKLKQLFHIS; this comes from the coding sequence TTGGAATTTTTACTTTATTTTTTAATATGTGCAATAATAATTCTTTTATATATTTTATTTAAGAACACAAATTTAATTGTAACTATAATTTGCTCAATTTTAATAGTACAAATTATAACGGCCCCAAAGCTATGTATAGATGGAGTAATCATGGGAAGTTCCTTGTTTTTTTACAAGGTATTTCCATCCCTGTTTTCATTTTTAGTTGTGTGTAATATAATCCTATGTTACGATGGAATAAATATATATTCCAAATTAATAGGGAAAATCTTGTGCAAGCCACTTAAACTTCCTGTAAGTTGCAGCTTTGTAGTAATAATAAGTACGCTCTGCGGTTATCCTCTAGGTGCTAAATACGCCTGTGAACTATATGAAAAAAACATAATAGATTCTTTTACCTGCGAAAGACTTTTAAACATAGCCTCTAATGCAAGTCCTATATTTATAGTGGGTTCTGTAGGAATATCCATGCTTAAAAATTCCTTTATAGGCTACATATTGCTATTATCCAACTTTTTGTCCTGTATTGTCATGGGACTTTTACTACCTGCGGGAAAATCTTATAAAAATTACGACTCAAATAAAACCCATAACTATGTTCATGAAAATATGGGAACATCTATCAAAAAAAGCATAGAAAATTCTCTGACAACTTGTATATCCATAGGTGGATTTATAATTATGTTTTCTGTAATTGATAATATTTTAAAACACAATCTCTTATTTCATTCCCTAGTGTATAGAATTTCAAATATAATAGGGATTCCCAAAGACATAGTAGAAGGTACTTTACTTGGAGTAATAGAAATGACAAATGGGTGTAACCTTATATCATCTTCTGCTGCTTCCATTACTTTAAAACTTATAATTATAGGTTTTTTATTTACCTTTAGTGGTATTTGTATTATATTTCAGGTTTACTCCTTTACTTATAAATTTAAAATATCCATGAAAAAATATGTAATTGGAAAAGTACTTCAGGGAACTATATGCTCTATAATAAGTTTCTTGCTTTATAATTTATCTTTTCACAAGTTATCTACACAAACTTTTTTACCTAATTATAAAATTACTGGAAATTTAAGTAATGTATTTATACTTACATTAATTTTACTTATAGTACCCTGGTTGTTATTTAAGTTAAAACAGTTATTTCATATCTCTTAA
- the pta gene encoding phosphate acetyltransferase — protein MKLMENIFGLAKADKKKIVLAEGEEERNIRASEEIIRDGIADIILVGSESVIKENAAKFGVNLAGVEIVDPETSSKTAGYANAFYEIRKNKGVTLEKADKIVRDPIYFATMMVKLGDADGLVSGAIHTTGDLLRPGLQIVKTVPGASVVSSVFLMSVPDCEYGEDGFLLFADCAVNVCPTAEELSSIAITTAETAKNLCKIEPRVAMLSFSTMGSASHELVDKVTKATKLAKEARPDLDIDGELQLDASLVKKVADLKAPGSKVAGKANVLIFPDIQAGNIGYKLVQRFAKAEAIGPICQGFAKPINDLSRGCSVDDIVKVVAVTAVQAQAQG, from the coding sequence ATGAAATTAATGGAAAATATTTTTGGTTTAGCCAAAGCAGATAAGAAAAAAATTGTTTTGGCAGAAGGAGAAGAAGAAAGGAACATTAGAGCTTCCGAAGAAATAATAAGGGATGGTATTGCAGATATAATTTTAGTAGGAAGTGAAAGTGTAATAAAAGAGAATGCAGCTAAATTTGGGGTTAACTTAGCTGGAGTGGAAATAGTAGATCCTGAAACTTCAAGTAAAACTGCAGGCTATGCCAATGCTTTTTATGAAATTAGAAAGAATAAAGGAGTTACACTGGAAAAAGCAGATAAAATAGTTAGAGATCCTATATATTTTGCAACAATGATGGTGAAACTTGGAGATGCAGATGGTTTAGTTTCAGGTGCAATACATACAACGGGAGATCTTTTGAGACCAGGACTTCAAATAGTGAAGACAGTTCCAGGTGCTTCTGTGGTTTCCAGTGTATTTTTAATGAGTGTACCAGATTGTGAATATGGAGAAGATGGATTCTTGTTATTTGCTGATTGTGCTGTAAATGTATGTCCTACTGCTGAAGAATTATCTTCAATTGCAATAACTACAGCAGAAACTGCAAAAAATTTGTGTAAAATAGAACCAAGAGTTGCCATGCTTTCATTTTCTACTATGGGAAGTGCTAGTCATGAATTGGTAGATAAAGTTACAAAAGCAACAAAACTTGCTAAAGAAGCTAGACCTGATTTGGATATAGATGGAGAACTTCAATTGGATGCTTCCCTAGTAAAAAAAGTTGCAGACTTAAAAGCTCCGGGCAGTAAAGTGGCAGGAAAAGCCAATGTACTTATATTCCCTGATATACAAGCAGGAAATATAGGATATAAGTTAGTTCAAAGATTTGCAAAAGCTGAGGCTATAGGACCTATATGTCAGGGATTTGCAAAGCCTATAAATGATTTATCAAGAGGCTGCAGCGTTGATGATATAGTAAAGGTAGTGGCTGTAACTGCAGTTCAAGCACAGGCACAGGGTTAG
- a CDS encoding nucleotidyltransferase, producing MKITGIIVEYNPFHNGHKYHIKKTRSLTNCEGIIAVISGNFVQRGAPSIVDKWNKTKMALLNGVDLVLELPALYSLSSAEFFAYGAVSLLENLGVVKNLCFGSECEDIKLLTLMGKILYEEPEELKLTLKERLHQGMSYASARGNALKEFLCHRYSLKNNSITEMLHLPNNILAIEYCKSLARLKSTINPVSIKRIGNSYNSTYINNRFSSATSIRNFLKENNSLQELEKALPYNILCILKDLSHSNYRFTFEDSLLPYLKYKNLFYGKNIKYLPDVSEGLENRIESALKNASSYDQIINYAKTKRYAYSRISRILCQFFLGFENLDTKVLRKNRCPYARVLGFNNKGMEILKKIKQNSSIPVYTKLPKNANDMLKLDLMATKGYSLLNKNIAFNQDYISSPLIIDKI from the coding sequence ATGAAAATAACCGGTATAATAGTGGAATATAATCCTTTTCACAATGGTCATAAATATCATATTAAAAAAACAAGATCCCTAACAAACTGTGAAGGCATCATTGCTGTAATAAGCGGAAATTTTGTACAAAGAGGGGCTCCCTCTATAGTGGATAAATGGAACAAAACTAAAATGGCTCTTTTAAACGGAGTTGATTTAGTACTAGAACTTCCAGCTTTATATAGTTTATCCTCTGCAGAATTTTTTGCCTACGGGGCTGTAAGTCTCTTGGAAAACTTAGGAGTAGTGAAAAACTTATGCTTTGGCAGTGAGTGTGAAGATATTAAATTGCTCACTCTTATGGGCAAAATTCTATATGAAGAACCAGAAGAATTGAAGTTGACTCTAAAAGAAAGACTACATCAGGGTATGTCCTATGCTTCTGCCCGTGGGAATGCTTTAAAAGAATTTCTTTGCCATAGATATTCTCTTAAAAATAACAGTATAACAGAAATGCTTCATTTACCTAACAATATACTGGCAATAGAATACTGTAAGAGCCTGGCAAGACTTAAAAGTACTATTAATCCTGTTTCCATAAAAAGAATCGGAAATTCATATAACAGTACATATATAAACAACCGCTTTTCAAGTGCTACTTCCATTCGCAATTTTTTAAAAGAAAATAATTCTCTACAGGAACTAGAAAAAGCTTTGCCCTATAATATACTATGTATTTTAAAGGATTTAAGTCACTCCAATTATAGATTTACTTTTGAAGATTCTCTATTACCTTATTTAAAATATAAAAATTTATTTTATGGAAAAAATATAAAATATTTACCTGATGTATCTGAGGGACTTGAAAATAGAATAGAAAGTGCTTTAAAAAATGCTTCTTCCTATGACCAAATTATAAATTATGCTAAAACCAAACGATATGCTTACAGCCGTATAAGCAGAATTCTATGTCAGTTTTTTTTGGGATTTGAAAATTTAGATACAAAAGTTTTAAGAAAAAATAGATGCCCTTATGCAAGAGTTTTAGGATTTAACAATAAAGGTATGGAAATATTAAAAAAAATAAAACAAAATTCCTCCATACCTGTATATACAAAACTCCCTAAAAATGCAAATGATATGTTAAAGTTAGATCTTATGGCTACGAAAGGCTATAGTCTTTTAAATAAAAATATAGCCTTCAATCAAGATTATATTTCAAGTCCACTTATAATAGATAAAATTTAG
- the coaD gene encoding pantetheine-phosphate adenylyltransferase has translation MSRAIYPGSFDPITNGHLDIIDRASKVFDELIVGVLVNPDKKGLFTVEERVELIERVVKDIPNVKVESFSGLLIDFMKKKQSQVIVKGLRAVSDFEYECQMSLMNKKLDPNIDTVFMMASAMNSFLSSSSVKQVAMFGGCIEGLVPEEVIIDIIKKFDKAYKNC, from the coding sequence ATGAGTAGGGCAATATATCCTGGAAGTTTTGATCCTATAACCAATGGACATTTAGATATAATAGATAGGGCATCTAAAGTATTTGACGAATTAATAGTAGGGGTACTGGTAAATCCAGACAAAAAGGGATTATTTACTGTTGAAGAAAGAGTGGAATTGATAGAAAGAGTAGTAAAGGATATACCAAATGTAAAGGTTGAAAGTTTTAGTGGACTTTTGATAGACTTCATGAAGAAGAAACAAAGTCAAGTTATAGTAAAAGGACTGAGAGCCGTATCGGATTTTGAATATGAATGTCAGATGTCTCTTATGAATAAAAAACTTGATCCCAATATAGATACGGTTTTTATGATGGCTAGTGCTATGAATTCGTTTTTAAGTTCATCTTCTGTAAAACAAGTAGCCATGTTTGGGGGATGTATTGAAGGATTGGTTCCTGAAGAAGTAATTATTGACATTATTAAAAAATTTGATAAAGCTTATAAAAATTGTTGA